The genomic segment CCTGAGCGGCAGCCGCGCCGTGGCCGTCCCGGCGCCGACCTCCTCGGCCACCGCCACGGCGGCCGCCGCCGAGATCCTCCGCGAAGTCGGCCTGCCCGCCGTCCTGAAGGACTCCGCGGGCACGTCCTCCCGCAACGTATGGCCGGTGCGGGACGAGCGGCAGTTGCACGCCGCGCTCAGCGAAGCCGCCCAACGCCCCTTCAACGGGCGGCTGTTCGCCGAGCGTTTCTTCTCCGGGCCGGTCTACAGCGCGGAGACCCTCGGCTGGGAGGGCGAGACGAAGCTGCTCGGAGTCCTGAGCCGCCAGATGTCACCCGAGCCGTCCGTCCGCGAGGAGGCGGCGGCGTTCCCCGTGGCCTTCCCGCTGCCCGAACTCGCCCGCATCGAGGAGTGGGTAGGACGCGTGCTGGCCGCCGCGGGCCACGACAGCGGCTTCGCGCACGTGGAGTTCGTCCTCACCGCGGACGGCCCGGAGCTGGTGGAGATCAACCGCCGCATCGGCGGCGCCCTCGTCGGCGAGGCCCTGTGCCGCGCCCTGGGCACCAACGTGTACGAGGCCCTGGTCGACACGGCGCTCGGCCGCCGCCCCGCGCTCCTCGACGCGGTGTCGACCGGGTACGCCCCGGAACGGGCCACGGCCTTCGTG from the Streptomyces venezuelae genome contains:
- a CDS encoding ATP-grasp domain-containing protein — its product is MTIAALEALTFGLGRLVEAADAAGHRLCLLTGDRDVYRHELAHLAPGALDIVDVDTDDAGACAAALSAMPDLSGLINSTDTWSVPGADLAAKFGLPGPDPSAVRLLRDKSRVRALLHERGLSGSRAVAVPAPTSSATATAAAAEILREVGLPAVLKDSAGTSSRNVWPVRDERQLHAALSEAAQRPFNGRLFAERFFSGPVYSAETLGWEGETKLLGVLSRQMSPEPSVREEAAAFPVAFPLPELARIEEWVGRVLAAAGHDSGFAHVEFVLTADGPELVEINRRIGGALVGEALCRALGTNVYEALVDTALGRRPALLDAVSTGYAPERATAFVLVYPDRPGTLTGWTGLDGLAAFPGSPEWYPTAVPGRRVEHLSDQRGCTGIVLAEAETAELALHRALSAAGSIRPTVVGDDNRG